The following coding sequences lie in one Glycine soja cultivar W05 chromosome 16, ASM419377v2, whole genome shotgun sequence genomic window:
- the LOC114391023 gene encoding protein DA1-related 1-like, which produces MGWFTKLLKGSNRKSSGGRYHGKYEDDRISENHDCSADDLMDIEKEEIDRAIALSLSEADQKGKKVIEDDSESEDDELCPLSDEEAECVEVQQDEDDHHAKIQQDEDKHLDEVQLEEDEQLARAIQESLSISSPPRSDSDSLFQPFAHLFPPVYRICAGCNSEIGHGRFLSCMGGYWHPECFCCHACKLPITDYEFSMSGNRRYHKSCYKELHHPRCDVCKKFIPPNSAGLIEYRAHPFWRQKYCPSHEGDGTPRCCSCQRMESVDTKYLLLDDGRKLCLECLDSAIMDTHECQPLYVEIQEFYEGLHMKIEQQVPMLLVERQALNEAMEGEKNGHHHLPETRGLCLSEEQTIPTILRRPRIGAGYQLIDMITEPFRLVRRCEVTAILVLYGLPRLLTGSILAHEMMHAWLRLKGYGNLRPEVEEGICQVLAHMWLESEIIPGTGDEGASSSSSSSSSSSSSSPSSSSSSKKGKRSDFEKKLGKYFKHQIESDSSAAYGDGFREGNQAVAKYGLRRTLDHIRLTGSFPY; this is translated from the exons ATGGGTTGGTTTACTAAGTTGCTTAAGGGATCCAACCGTAAATCTTCAGGAGGAAGATATCATGGGAAATATGAAGATGACAGAATATCAGAAAATCATGATTGTTCAGCG GATGATTTGATGGATATTGAGAAAGAAGAAATTGATCGGGCCATAGCACTCTCTCTTTCAGAGGCAGATcagaaagggaaaaaagttATTG AGGACGACTCTGAATCTGAAGATGATGAACTGTGTCCACTTAGTGACGAGGAAGCTGAATGTGTTGAAGTTCAGCAAGATGAAGATGACCATCATGCTAAAATTCAACAGGATGAAGACAAACATCTTGATGAAGTTCAACTTGAGGAAGATGAACAACTTGCCAGGGCAATTCAAGAAAGTTTGAGCATTAGTTCTCCTCCTCGATCTGACAGTGATTCTTTATTTCAACCTTTTGCACACTTATTCCCACCTGTATACAG AATCTGTGCTGGCTGCAATTCCGAGATTGGCCATGGAAGATTTTTGAGTTGCATGGGAGGTTATTGGCATCCAGAATGTTTTTGTTGCCATGCTTGCAAACTTCCAATCACTGATTATGAG TTTTCCATGTCTGGAAATCGCCGTTATCATAAATCCTGCTATAAGGAGTTGCATCATCCGAGATGTGATGTCTGCAAGAAATTT ATCCCACCAAATTCAGCTGGCCTCATTGAGTATAGAGCACATCCTTTCTGGCGACAAAAATATTGTCCATCGCATGAGGGTGATGGTACTCCTCGTTGTTGTAGCTGTCAAAGAATGGAG TCAGTGGATACCAAGTATCTGTTGCTTGATGATGGTCGAAAGCTGTGTCTGGAGTGTCTTGACTCAGCTATCATGGATACTCATGAATGCCAACCTCTCTATGTGGAAATACAAGAGTTTTATGAAGGTTTACATATGAAGATAGAGCAGCAAGTTCCAATGCTTTTGGTTGAGAGACAAGCACTGAACGAGGCTATGGAGGGAGAGAAGAAT GGTCATCACCACTTACCTGAAACGAGAGGACTTTGCTTGTCTGAAGAGCAAACTATTCCCACT ATTTTAAGGAGACCAAGGATAGGAGCAGGATACCAGCTCATAGATATGATAACTGAGCCTTTTAGGCTGGTCCGTCGTTGTGAAGTGACAGCCATACTTGTTTTGTATGGCCTTCCTAG GTTATTGACTGGATCAATCCTGGCCCACGAAATGATGCATGCATGGCTTAGACTTAAAG GCTATGGCAATCTGAGGCCAGAAGTTGAAGAGGGAATTTGCCAAGTCTTGGCTCATATGTGGTTAGAATCAGAGATTATTCCTGGCACTGGGGATGAAGGTGCATCAtcgtcatcatcatcttcatcttcctcatcctcttcatcaccttcgtcctcttcatcatcaaagaaggGTAAACGTTCCGACTTTGAGAAGAAACTTGGTAAGTATTTCAAACACCAGATTGAGTCAGATAGCTCAGCAGCTTATGGAGATGGATTCAGAGAGGGTAACCAGGCTGTGGCTAAGTATGGACTTAGAAGGACCCTTGACCATATCCGATTGACTGGAAGTTTTccatattga